From the Pseudomonadota bacterium genome, one window contains:
- a CDS encoding DUF4198 domain-containing protein, with the protein MRRKPVFLLCLVILGLGLFVRPVLAHNLWLNPDNYFPALGSTVSIGIGWGHKYPADRNDEKLKAGRLEAIQALAPDGREVELEKVSETEYRLKIDQAGAYVVTARIKPSFFTMTPEGRKWGNKQEVADADKCTNFHLEAKTVLQAGAGARDSQLTGQTLELRPLSDLAALKAGDKLVVQLFYAGQPLAGATINATDAGFVDASASKSATKDAHSAHHHPVSVVTDSQGRAELTLARAGYWLLLFSHKPPYQDTTICDQYLYNVTFSCEVR; encoded by the coding sequence ATGAGACGTAAACCCGTTTTTCTGCTGTGCTTAGTGATTCTGGGACTGGGATTGTTTGTCCGGCCGGTTCTGGCGCATAACCTCTGGCTCAATCCGGACAACTATTTTCCGGCGCTCGGCTCGACGGTCAGCATCGGGATCGGTTGGGGACATAAGTATCCCGCCGATCGTAACGACGAAAAACTCAAGGCAGGACGTCTCGAAGCGATTCAGGCCCTCGCCCCCGACGGGCGGGAAGTAGAACTGGAGAAGGTTTCCGAGACCGAATATCGCCTGAAAATCGACCAGGCCGGAGCTTACGTCGTCACGGCCCGGATCAAGCCCAGTTTTTTCACGATGACCCCCGAAGGACGCAAATGGGGCAACAAACAGGAAGTCGCCGATGCCGACAAATGCACCAATTTCCATCTCGAAGCCAAAACCGTGCTGCAGGCCGGCGCCGGCGCCCGTGACAGTCAACTGACCGGTCAGACCTTGGAGCTGCGGCCGCTCAGCGACCTGGCCGCTTTGAAGGCCGGGGATAAACTGGTCGTACAGCTATTCTATGCCGGCCAGCCCCTGGCCGGGGCGACCATTAACGCCACCGATGCCGGTTTTGTCGATGCGAGCGCGTCCAAGTCCGCCACCAAAGACGCTCATTCCGCCCATCATCATCCGGTGTCCGTGGTTACCGACAGCCAGGGTCGAGCCGAACTCACTCTGGCCCGCGCCGGTTACTGGCTTTTGCTGTTTTCCCACAAACCGCCTTATCAGGACACCACGATCTGCGATCAGTACCTGTATAACGTCACCTTCAGCTGCGAAGTGCGCTGA
- a CDS encoding amino acid permease — translation MKKALNGKDLRREIGWFSATILVIANMIGTGIFTTSGFIMAELQDARALLLCWLGGGLFALCGALCYAELGARYPQAGGEYIFLREAFGKLPAFLSGWISLIVGFSAPIAAAAMALAGYTFQAAALPTGRVFSLRLGDFTLATLSRPNLLAIAAICVFSLIHYHSLRLGSWVQNFLTLFKIVLILFFITAGLCSDQGSFHHCEVVGGQAWSAGNFAVALIFVSFSYSGWNAAAYLGSEIVRPQRNLPRALIVGTLVVMVFYLLLNTVYLYAVPAPEMAGVMEIGARAAANLFGVSHSRWFSGAVALGILSVLSAMIITGPRIYYAMARDGIFFPAFGSLNPEHRTPAAAIFLQAGLAALMVLSASFETLLIYIGFTLSLFASLTVIGLLRIRRRDGVPAGTGYRTWGYPVTPWLFILGNLWIISFSVCHRPVAALIGFGTIAAGLIIYLGFARRHASIQIARAKTFARE, via the coding sequence ATGAAAAAGGCGTTGAACGGGAAGGACCTGCGCCGCGAGATCGGCTGGTTTTCGGCGACCATTCTGGTGATCGCCAACATGATCGGCACCGGGATTTTCACGACCTCAGGCTTCATCATGGCCGAGCTTCAGGATGCCCGCGCCCTGCTCTTATGCTGGCTGGGCGGAGGTCTGTTCGCCCTCTGTGGCGCTCTCTGCTATGCCGAGCTGGGGGCCCGTTATCCCCAGGCCGGAGGTGAATATATCTTTCTGCGCGAGGCTTTCGGCAAGCTCCCGGCCTTTCTCTCCGGCTGGATTTCCCTGATTGTCGGCTTCTCGGCGCCGATCGCGGCCGCGGCCATGGCTTTGGCCGGCTATACCTTCCAGGCCGCGGCCCTGCCGACGGGTCGGGTTTTCAGTCTTCGACTGGGAGATTTTACCCTGGCAACCCTGTCCCGGCCAAATCTGCTGGCAATTGCAGCGATCTGTGTTTTCTCGCTGATCCATTACCACAGCTTGCGTCTCGGCAGTTGGGTGCAGAATTTTCTGACCCTGTTCAAGATCGTTCTGATTTTATTTTTTATCACCGCCGGTCTTTGCTCGGACCAGGGCTCCTTTCACCACTGCGAAGTTGTCGGCGGGCAGGCCTGGTCCGCCGGCAACTTCGCAGTGGCCCTGATTTTTGTCTCATTTTCCTACAGTGGCTGGAATGCCGCCGCCTATCTCGGCTCCGAGATTGTCAGACCCCAGCGCAACCTTCCCCGCGCCCTGATCGTCGGCACCCTGGTGGTGATGGTTTTTTACCTGCTGCTGAACACGGTCTATCTCTATGCCGTGCCCGCTCCGGAGATGGCCGGGGTCATGGAAATCGGGGCGCGGGCGGCGGCCAATCTCTTCGGGGTCAGCCACAGCCGCTGGTTCAGCGGGGCCGTGGCCCTGGGCATCCTTTCGGTCTTAAGCGCCATGATCATAACCGGGCCGCGGATCTACTATGCCATGGCCCGCGACGGCATCTTTTTCCCGGCATTCGGCAGTTTGAACCCCGAACACCGGACCCCGGCGGCGGCGATTTTTCTTCAGGCCGGGCTCGCCGCCCTGATGGTGCTTTCGGCCTCTTTCGAAACCCTGTTGATCTACATCGGCTTTACCTTGTCGTTGTTCGCCTCGCTGACGGTGATAGGACTCTTGCGGATTCGTCGGCGTGACGGCGTCCCGGCCGGCACCGGTTACCGCACCTGGGGCTATCCCGTTACCCCGTGGCTTTTCATCCTCGGCAACCTCTGGATTATCAGCTTTTCCGTATGTCACCGGCCGGTCGCGGCCCTGATCGGCTTTGGCACCATCGCCGCCGGCCTGATTATCTATCTCGGTTTTGCCCGGCGGCACGCATCAATTCAAATCGCCCGGGCAAAGACCTTTGCCCGAGAATAG
- a CDS encoding TonB-dependent receptor: MFKSWILLNHCKLMRERAPQSKEPLRPANKSAYQNIFRLLLLKKMLKKNKNMTCKVLIVCAALLLPLTAAGPGVAGEAAAGGEPPVTLETMTVRDVLAAPTRQEGDLLYTGTEVTAAGIELAGSKAASSAFATLDILPGINVELKDPFGISGANVRIRGISSAKVGMSVEGLPNYGIMGIGPRDYLYDMENMESIGLYKGAAPPGLGTGDGNTGGTVGLNWRRPTDEFGAILSQQIGNYDARRSFLRLDSGQLPTGTAGFLSYSYSEVDKWKGAGDLGPRNHVTAGLTQTLGERFKIEIFYNYNNIESHDFDSLSYAETKALKHTYRRDYNQHRTGNPVLDADYYDYHRGDYENTEFMTIASFTAAPGHVFSLKPYYAQEDKSNLDGAADKVTDLERLGAVGEYRGEIAGCSISAGYWYESHDLQKYVRANQITATGRVYKGWKYLTENDGHGDIHSPWLQLSRRFGNFSLQAGIKYFSYTEPGSTAYKGSAAGGTPSSYHAALNHNQGEDSDLSLKEMTFDEWLPNLALGYRLTPKLELYANYGRTYMRPYAYVPLATTYAGNRAAFKAAGITLQNIFDEWKMETSDNFDIGCRWRGERFDFTPSIFYAKHHDLLVNAFDPRVGVNYDQNLGDATAWGAELEFNLYPIDNLVFFFNPSYTRLEFDDDFVRGTTVIQVKGNQYPDTPKMLVKAGFLWTIGSLKVAPTVKYVGRRYSTAQHTDPISAYTTADLALSYTLPRFAWCKELAVGLDINNLFDKKYIGAISASDDGDGATYNPGTPFSAIASLSAKF, translated from the coding sequence ATGTTTAAAAGTTGGATACTGCTAAATCATTGCAAATTAATGCGGGAGCGAGCCCCGCAATCCAAAGAGCCTTTACGGCCCGCAAATAAGTCCGCTTATCAGAACATTTTCCGGTTGTTGCTGTTGAAAAAAATGTTGAAAAAAAACAAAAACATGACCTGTAAGGTACTGATCGTCTGCGCGGCGCTGCTCCTGCCGCTCACCGCCGCCGGGCCGGGGGTCGCCGGGGAAGCTGCCGCCGGCGGCGAACCACCCGTTACCCTGGAGACGATGACCGTCAGGGATGTGTTGGCGGCCCCGACCCGGCAGGAGGGTGACCTGCTCTACACCGGTACCGAGGTCACCGCCGCCGGCATCGAGCTGGCCGGCAGCAAGGCCGCTTCCAGCGCTTTCGCCACCCTCGACATCCTGCCGGGCATCAACGTGGAGCTGAAAGATCCCTTCGGCATCAGCGGCGCGAATGTCCGCATCCGCGGGATTTCAAGCGCGAAAGTCGGAATGTCGGTCGAAGGCCTGCCGAACTACGGCATCATGGGCATCGGCCCGCGGGACTATCTCTACGACATGGAAAACATGGAGTCCATCGGTCTCTACAAGGGCGCCGCGCCGCCGGGGCTCGGCACTGGTGACGGCAACACCGGCGGCACCGTCGGTCTCAACTGGCGCCGGCCGACCGACGAGTTCGGCGCCATTCTGAGTCAGCAGATCGGTAACTACGATGCCCGGCGCAGTTTCCTGCGGCTCGATTCCGGTCAACTGCCCACCGGCACCGCCGGTTTTCTTTCTTATTCCTACAGCGAAGTCGACAAGTGGAAGGGCGCTGGCGATCTCGGGCCCCGGAATCACGTCACCGCCGGCCTCACCCAGACGCTGGGTGAGCGTTTCAAAATCGAGATATTCTACAATTACAACAACATAGAATCCCATGACTTCGATTCCCTGAGCTATGCCGAAACCAAAGCCCTCAAGCACACCTATCGCCGCGACTACAACCAACACCGCACCGGCAACCCGGTCCTCGACGCCGACTACTATGACTATCACCGGGGCGACTACGAAAACACCGAGTTCATGACCATCGCCAGCTTCACCGCCGCGCCGGGGCACGTCTTCAGCCTCAAACCTTACTATGCGCAAGAGGATAAATCGAATCTCGACGGCGCGGCCGACAAAGTAACCGACCTGGAACGCCTGGGCGCCGTCGGCGAGTACCGCGGTGAGATTGCCGGCTGCAGCATTTCCGCCGGCTACTGGTATGAGTCCCACGACCTACAGAAATACGTCCGGGCCAACCAGATCACCGCCACCGGCCGCGTCTACAAGGGCTGGAAATACCTGACCGAAAATGACGGCCACGGTGATATTCACAGCCCCTGGCTGCAGCTCAGCCGCCGCTTCGGCAACTTCAGCCTCCAGGCGGGAATCAAATACTTCTCCTATACCGAACCGGGCAGCACCGCTTACAAAGGCAGCGCCGCCGGCGGCACCCCGTCATCCTACCATGCCGCTCTGAACCACAACCAGGGTGAGGACTCCGACCTGAGCCTCAAGGAAATGACCTTTGACGAATGGCTGCCGAACCTGGCCCTGGGCTATCGGCTGACCCCCAAGCTGGAACTGTACGCCAACTATGGCCGCACCTACATGCGTCCCTACGCCTATGTGCCCCTGGCGACCACCTATGCCGGCAACCGGGCCGCCTTCAAAGCCGCCGGCATAACCCTGCAGAATATCTTCGATGAGTGGAAGATGGAAACCTCCGATAATTTCGATATCGGCTGCCGCTGGCGCGGCGAAAGGTTCGACTTCACCCCGTCCATTTTCTACGCCAAGCACCATGACCTGCTGGTCAACGCCTTCGACCCCCGGGTCGGGGTCAACTATGACCAGAACCTCGGCGACGCCACCGCCTGGGGCGCCGAGCTGGAATTCAACCTCTACCCCATCGACAACCTCGTTTTCTTTTTCAACCCGAGCTATACGAGACTCGAGTTCGACGACGACTTCGTACGCGGAACCACAGTGATCCAGGTCAAGGGCAATCAGTACCCCGACACCCCGAAAATGCTGGTCAAGGCGGGATTCCTCTGGACTATCGGCAGTCTGAAGGTGGCGCCGACGGTAAAATACGTCGGTCGGCGCTACAGTACCGCGCAACATACCGACCCGATTTCAGCCTACACCACCGCCGACCTGGCCCTGAGTTATACCCTGCCACGGTTTGCCTGGTGTAAAGAGCTGGCCGTCGGACTGGATATCAACAACCTGTTCGATAAAAAATACATCGGCGCCATCAGCGCTTCCGACGACGGCGACGGGGCCACCTATAATCCCGGCACGCCGTTTTCCGCCATCGCCTCGTTGAGCGCGAAGTTCTGA
- a CDS encoding chemotaxis response regulator protein-glutamate methylesterase, with protein MIKVLIVDDSAMVRQVFSRELARESDIEVVGTAPDPYVARDRILALHPDVITLDIEMPRMDGLTFLRKLMKHFPLPVIIVSSLTRKGSKIALEAIESGAVEVLAKPGEAYSVGEMGQQLAEKIRAAALIDVKERARKVDQSRFTGTCLAALSETTNKVIAIGSSTGGTEALKAFLTRLPANAPGIVMVQHMPANFTRALAERLNELCQIEVKEAEDGDVVRPGRALLAPGNMHMLMRRSGASYLVNVKTGPMIHYQRPAVDPLFRSVARYVGPNAIGVILTGMGSDGAKGMLEMKQAGAVTFAQDEASSVVYGMPKEAVRLGGVDYIVSLPDMAQRVLAVL; from the coding sequence ATGATTAAGGTTTTGATTGTCGATGATTCGGCGATGGTGCGCCAGGTTTTCTCGCGCGAGCTGGCCCGGGAGAGCGATATCGAAGTGGTCGGGACCGCTCCCGATCCCTATGTCGCCCGGGACAGGATTCTGGCCCTGCATCCTGACGTGATCACGCTTGACATTGAAATGCCGCGGATGGACGGGTTGACTTTCTTGAGAAAGTTGATGAAGCATTTCCCCTTGCCGGTTATAATCGTCAGTTCCCTGACCCGTAAAGGCAGCAAGATTGCTCTCGAGGCCATCGAATCGGGGGCGGTCGAGGTTTTGGCGAAACCCGGTGAGGCCTACAGCGTCGGCGAGATGGGACAGCAATTGGCCGAAAAAATCCGGGCGGCGGCCCTGATTGATGTCAAGGAACGGGCTCGCAAGGTGGATCAGAGTCGGTTTACAGGAACATGTCTGGCCGCCTTGAGCGAGACGACCAACAAGGTAATCGCGATCGGTTCCTCGACCGGAGGCACGGAAGCGCTGAAGGCTTTTCTCACGCGTTTGCCGGCTAACGCTCCGGGGATCGTCATGGTTCAGCATATGCCGGCCAATTTTACCCGGGCTCTTGCCGAGCGGCTCAACGAACTCTGCCAGATAGAAGTCAAGGAGGCCGAGGATGGTGATGTGGTGCGTCCCGGCCGGGCCTTGCTGGCTCCGGGTAACATGCATATGCTGATGCGCCGCAGCGGGGCCAGTTATCTGGTCAATGTCAAGACCGGGCCCATGATTCACTATCAGCGCCCGGCGGTCGATCCTTTATTTCGTTCGGTTGCCCGCTATGTCGGGCCCAACGCGATCGGGGTGATTCTGACCGGCATGGGTTCCGATGGGGCAAAGGGCATGCTGGAGATGAAGCAGGCCGGCGCCGTGACCTTTGCCCAGGACGAGGCCTCAAGCGTGGTTTACGGCATGCCCAAGGAAGCCGTGCGTCTGGGGGGCGTGGATTATATCGTTTCACTGCCTGATATGGCGCAAAGGGTTCTGGCGGTGCTTTAA
- a CDS encoding response regulator, translated as MVLTDIHMPGMDGVQLLRKLKEDPMTASLPVIMITTESRDEIVSDALAMGAAGYIKKPFRPEDIKALLTGILGGESAQDDSSEPDEGDF; from the coding sequence GTGGTGCTGACCGATATTCACATGCCGGGAATGGATGGCGTGCAATTGCTTCGTAAACTCAAGGAGGATCCCATGACCGCCTCTTTGCCGGTGATTATGATTACCACTGAGTCACGAGACGAGATTGTTTCCGATGCACTGGCCATGGGGGCGGCGGGATACATAAAGAAACCGTTTCGCCCGGAAGATATTAAGGCGCTGTTAACTGGTATTTTAGGGGGAGAAAGTGCTCAAGACGATTCGTCTGAACCTGACGAAGGTGATTTCTGA
- a CDS encoding response regulator yields MSFNVLVVDDSMSMRAIIKKVIAMSGFDVGEIAEAGNGAEALALLQDF; encoded by the coding sequence ATGTCGTTTAATGTGTTGGTGGTGGATGATTCAATGTCAATGCGGGCAATTATCAAGAAGGTGATAGCCATGTCCGGTTTTGATGTCGGTGAGATAGCGGAAGCCGGCAACGGGGCTGAAGCTCTGGCCTTGCTTCAGGATTTCTGA
- a CDS encoding HDOD domain-containing protein: MTMMERIIAAVEEMPPFPQVVRKALAALADPDYEIANLVDILKVDQAVTVNVLKLCNSAYFGLPRKVSSLKEAVVYLGADQLRQVLLSGAASKIFDRPSEGYTVFADELWRHALATAVMAKVLREHLRIKIDENMLFTAALLHDVGKVVLSSFVIEKYRAIEKLVENRNCSFQEAEKMVLGFDHAEIGGRIAEKWDFPEAIVAAIAFHHEPERAPLEFRLLVEIVALANNLTVMVGYGTGVDGLACRGHGLLLQRFKLDEKDLEKFVLLFQMEMEKTCDIAGVGSV, translated from the coding sequence ATGACTATGATGGAACGGATCATTGCCGCGGTCGAAGAAATGCCTCCTTTTCCCCAGGTCGTACGGAAAGCCTTGGCCGCTCTGGCCGATCCCGATTACGAGATCGCCAATCTGGTTGATATTCTCAAGGTGGATCAGGCGGTGACCGTTAATGTCCTGAAACTTTGCAATTCAGCCTATTTCGGCCTGCCGCGCAAGGTTTCTTCCCTGAAGGAAGCGGTGGTCTATCTTGGCGCCGACCAGTTGCGCCAAGTACTGCTTTCCGGAGCCGCCAGCAAGATTTTCGATCGCCCCAGTGAAGGCTATACGGTTTTTGCCGATGAGCTCTGGCGTCATGCTCTGGCCACCGCGGTCATGGCTAAGGTCCTGCGCGAGCATCTGCGGATAAAAATCGATGAGAACATGCTTTTTACCGCCGCCCTTTTACATGATGTCGGCAAGGTAGTGTTGAGTTCCTTTGTGATTGAAAAATATCGTGCGATTGAGAAACTCGTGGAAAACCGGAACTGCTCTTTTCAGGAGGCGGAAAAGATGGTTCTTGGTTTCGATCATGCCGAGATCGGGGGTCGGATTGCGGAAAAATGGGACTTTCCGGAGGCGATTGTCGCGGCGATTGCCTTTCATCATGAACCTGAGCGCGCCCCCCTGGAATTTCGTTTGCTGGTGGAAATTGTCGCTCTGGCCAACAACCTGACGGTGATGGTCGGTTATGGTACCGGGGTTGACGGCCTGGCCTGTCGTGGACATGGCCTGTTGTTGCAAAGGTTTAAGCTCGACGAAAAGGATCTTGAAAAATTTGTTTTGCTTTTTCAGATGGAGATGGAAAAAACTTGTGATATCGCTGGCGTCGGCAGTGTCTGA
- a CDS encoding chemotaxis protein CheD, with translation MSLVTVGIADLKVSNNLEDTLVTYSLGSCIGLAVYDPVARVGGLLHYMLPDSSINEEKAIKNPAMFANKGIPLLFKQCYGLGADKKRMIVKVAGGSQIMDDSGTFNIGKRNYAILRKIFWKNNVMIEAEDVGGACNRTMYFQIADGRINLKISKKGMVEL, from the coding sequence ATGTCTCTGGTGACTGTCGGAATTGCCGACCTGAAGGTCAGCAACAATCTCGAAGATACCCTGGTTACTTATTCACTGGGTTCATGTATCGGTCTTGCGGTCTACGATCCGGTCGCCAGGGTTGGTGGTCTGCTGCATTATATGCTGCCGGATTCATCCATCAACGAAGAAAAAGCGATCAAGAACCCGGCCATGTTCGCCAATAAGGGGATTCCTCTGCTTTTCAAACAATGCTACGGCCTGGGCGCTGACAAGAAGCGGATGATCGTCAAGGTCGCCGGCGGCAGCCAGATCATGGATGACAGTGGCACTTTTAATATCGGCAAGCGCAATTATGCCATTTTACGTAAAATTTTCTGGAAGAATAACGTTATGATCGAGGCTGAAGACGTCGGCGGCGCCTGCAATCGGACGATGTATTTCCAGATCGCCGATGGTCGCATCAACCTGAAGATTTCCAAGAAAGGGATGGTTGAGTTATGA
- a CDS encoding chemotaxis protein CheR, producing the protein MIGSDRISDSDFARFCDFVYSRCGITLNDNKRDLVHSRLAKRLRSLGLENYGDYFELLYAGRGNEQEIVNLLDAISTNVTYFFREDKHFNFLAQKVIPALVAEPQVLGKKIRIWSAGCSSGEEPYSLAITFAENMPIEQWDFRILATDLSTNVLEHARNGVYDRERMRNVSASLLKKYFTAGRDGRRYRVDAKLTALIKFTRLNLMLDFPFKGRFDCIFCRNVMIYFDRSTQADLVRKFSFFLKPGGCLMIGHSESLTNIKHDLLYIQPSLYRKKS; encoded by the coding sequence GTGATTGGATCCGATAGAATAAGCGATAGTGATTTTGCCCGGTTTTGTGATTTTGTCTACAGTCGCTGCGGCATAACCTTGAATGATAATAAGCGGGACCTGGTCCACTCGCGACTGGCCAAGCGTTTACGCTCCCTCGGCTTGGAAAACTATGGTGATTACTTTGAACTGCTCTACGCCGGTCGGGGTAATGAACAGGAAATCGTTAATCTGCTTGACGCCATTTCCACCAATGTAACCTATTTTTTTCGTGAGGATAAGCATTTTAATTTTCTTGCCCAAAAGGTTATTCCGGCCTTGGTTGCCGAACCTCAGGTTCTGGGAAAGAAGATCAGGATCTGGTCGGCCGGATGCTCAAGCGGTGAGGAACCCTATAGCCTGGCGATCACCTTTGCCGAGAATATGCCGATTGAACAATGGGATTTCCGCATTCTGGCGACCGATCTTTCCACCAACGTTTTGGAGCATGCTCGCAATGGGGTGTATGACCGCGAGCGCATGCGCAACGTTTCCGCCTCCCTTTTGAAGAAATATTTTACCGCCGGCCGGGATGGCCGTCGTTATCGGGTCGATGCAAAACTTACCGCCCTGATCAAATTCACGCGTCTGAATCTAATGCTGGATTTTCCGTTTAAAGGGCGCTTTGACTGTATCTTTTGTCGTAATGTCATGATCTATTTTGATCGTTCGACGCAGGCCGATCTGGTTCGTAAGTTCAGCTTTTTTTTGAAACCCGGTGGTTGTCTGATGATCGGTCATTCGGAAAGCCTGACCAATATCAAACACGACCTTCTGTACATTCAACCCTCTCTCTACAGGAAAAAGAGCTGA